DNA from Daucus carota subsp. sativus chromosome 1, DH1 v3.0, whole genome shotgun sequence:
actgtggtgaaaagggtcactttgcatctgaatgcaagaaagccaagaaagaaaaggaaaaagcctttatcaccaagaagggaaactggacagatacatctgattcagaagaagaagtcaattatgctctgatggcaaacactgacaacaactctgaatctacagctaaggtacctcattctactcttgcctttgatactgaagatataactgagttaagattgttccttaaaactttgcatatcagctttagagatcagactttagagaatgaaagattaaaatctgaaactctaagtgtaaagaaaaggaatgattatctagaaaaagaattagttcagatgttagaagttcagaaagaaagagatgatgctgtcattgtcaaagatgaattattgaagaggtatgcatctcttcaatcagaacttgctaaggaaagggatattattaagacatggactaattcaggcaaaactactcaggatatcttaggtagtggaaactggaagaagggactaggttacactgataactcagaagctgagtcatcaaaagcagagtttgttaaaactcaaaaacctaaggttaaacctgttaaatttgttgctgaatcctctaagtctaaacagattaGACCAGAAttagagattaacaacaatttaaaatctgataagcccaaacaggttaacataggactgatgactcagaaacagcttaaacataagcttaaagaggtaaagtctgatgacaaaaacaaggagcctaggaaaaatagaaatggcaaggttggaatagacaagagtaataactacatgcctattccaaatgcacctaggaagacatgccataattgtggaaatactaatcatcttgctaatttttgcaggaagaacaaggacattaactccttacctacaaagtctggagttagaaaaagtagtattagatataaaccacaagatccatgttttcattgtggtagtttatggcattctatttatacttgcaaagaatatcatagtttgtattatgattattatcaattgaaaccttctttgaaaaaggttaataaaaattctgcaagtacaaaatctgtttctagttcaaactctgttccaaagtctgttagctcaaactctgataatgataattccgctgcaaaagctaacaaacttaataaggccaagggatccaagcaagtctgggtccttaaaactaacaattagtggtctttgtgattgcagggcaacaggaagaatatcctagtcttggacagtggatgttcaggacacatgactggaaataaggccctgctgtcagagtttgtggagaaagctggcccaagtgtttcttatggagatggcaacataggaaggactctgggatatggcaacatcaatcttggaaatgtcatcatatcaaatgtagctcttgttcaagggctaaaacacaatttactctctgtcagtcagatctgtgacagaggatatcatgttgatttctatgaagaacacagtgagatagtaagcaagtcaacaggcaaggtggcagtgattgctcacagacatggaaatatttatgaaatccacttgcctacaaactctgaaggaaaagcaatttgcttgtctacaagaatctctacagaagaaagttggaagtggcataagaagctctcacatctcaatttcaactgcataaatgagcttataaagaaaaagcttgtgagaggactccctgaatcactactcacttcagatggtctatgtgattcatgtcaaaaggccaagcagagaaaaacatccttcaagagcaagactgaattctcaataaagaagccatattatcttctacatgttgatctatttggaccagttaatgtaccatccattgcaaggaagaaatatgctcttgtcattgttgatgagtataccagatacacttgggtatattttcttcactctaaagatgaaacagctttgcatctgatggatcatgtgaagcaactggaccatggatctgaagacaaagtaaagatcattagaagtgataatggaactgagttcagaaattcaacaatggaagagttctgcaaagaaagaggtgtagtacaacaattttctgcacctggaacaccacagcaaaatggtgtagttgaaaggaaaaacatgactcttatagaagctgccagaactatgcttgatgaggctaaattacctacttatttctgggcagaagctgttcaaacagcttgtttcactcaaaatgcaacactgattaataagcatggcaagacctcatatgagatggtgaagaaaaagaagccaaatctgaagtactttcatatatttgggtgcaaatgctttgtattgaagactcatccagaacagcttaccaagtttgatctaaaagctgatgaaggcatttttgtaggttatcctctgacaacaaaggccttcagagtctataatctaagaaccaaagtgatcatggaatccatacatgtgtcatttgatgacaagagaattatgggcttagcagacatggatgatcatgaagaattgcattttgagaatgaagaaatattctctgattcaacaaactctgatgaacagtcaaactctgactgtgagcaaaatacagcaaactctgatgaaaatttacaagttcgtgatgatgaagcaaatgttgagggggagcatcagaatgtttcagactctacccaagactcaaactcatcagagaatgctgaccccaactcatcagagaatactgattcaaactttgataacaCAActgtagggggagctacagagaatgatcaacagaatcaagagagcatggatcaagggggaggatccaatgatgaaaatggccaacttccacatgctaggaagtggacaaaatctcatacacctgatttaataattggagatccagaagcaggtgtgcaaactaggacagctacagcaaatgagtgtttacatcattgctttctgtcacaaacagaacctaaaaaggtggaggaagctcttcaagatgctgactggattcaagcaatgcaagaggagctaagtgagtttgagagaaacaaagtctggaccctagtaccaagaccaaaagatagatccatagttggtacaaaatgggttttcagaaacaaaactgatagtgaaggtatcattacaaggaataaagcaagacttgtggcaaaagggtattcacaacaggaaggtattgattatgatgagacatttgctccagttgcaagattggaggcaattagaatctttctggcctatgctgcacacaagaaattcaaggtatttcagatggatgtcaagagtgcttttcttaatgggaaactggatgaagaggtatatgttgaacaacctccaggctttgtggatccaaagcatccagactatgtttatagattggacaaagcactctatggactaaagcaggctccaagggcatggtatgaaactctagctcaatttcttcttgaaagtggatttactagaggtaccatagataaaaccctgttttacttgaatcatggtaatgatctgcttttagttcaaatctatgttgatgatatcatttttggttccactaatgctaaactctgtcaaagatttgccaagctcatgcagtctaggtaccaaatgagcatgatgggggaactcagttattttctgggtttacaagttaaacagactgaagatgggatttttatcaatcaagccaagtataccagaaatctcttgaagaaatttggtatgcaagacagttcagctgcaactactcctatggcaacagcaaccaagctagacaaagatactggtgcatcagtggatatcacaaactatagaggaatgattggatctttgctttatctgactgcaagtagaccagacataatgtatgccacatgtctatgtgcaagatttcaggcagatccaagagagcctcatctgattgcagtaaagaggatattcagatatctcaagggaaccacatcattggggttttggtatcctagagaatcagactttagtctaattggatactctgatgcagattttgcaggttgtaaaattgacaggaaaagcacaagtgggagttgtcaatttctgggtggaagacttgtttcttggtacagcaagaagcaaaagtcaatttcaacatcaacagcagagtcagagtatatagctgcaggcagctgctgtgctcaaattctttggatgaagaatcaattgttggactatgggttatccttttctaaaattcctatttattgtgataaccaaagtgctattgctatgacaggaaacccagttcaacattctctgacaaagcacatcagtataagatatcattttataagggagcatgtactggaaggaaccattgaacttcactttgttcccacagaacagcagctagcagacatattcaccaaaccactaagtgaagcaacctttactaggctggtgaatgagctaggaatgatatcaggaactgagtaaacataatggtcagatctttcaaatttcaattgtcaaattaccatatgtattgctcacaaatttgccatgatatactctgattgttaaactctgatgacattctctgatgatatactctgtttgttatactctgacgtcattctctgacgatattctctgatgtttgtaaactctgaatcttgataaatgatctcatttttatttctctgagacaaataacctgtgaagatactatgaagcatgatctgaattagtaatcatgaatctcagttaagttctttaatcttgatatcaattttgtgctactattttacactatatgcatgctgatatcattgagactctattacttcacatatcttaattataagtgagactgattaatttgcattttctctcagtaaattagacagtgattataaactctgatgctatacacacccctgcaaataagcatggtactcctttgagatcttagatgtctatatgacagtgactgggaagacccaaacatttgctggtattaagtaattgccaagattttataatctatggtgaccagtcacaatctctgattactggagaaatactgttgcaaaattatatttaaaggtcgtgattcatttacactgaaaagcgtcctggaaaaaaaaaaaaaggggttagtttattttatatatttcttcatcagagtatgtcagttgtctatgtcttgagagtttaaataaattatttttgtctaccttataattacgaaattgtgaaattctttagcctctgatttaatatgttaaatcacacacattatttcacaagcacattattgagctatggattttatgacaaactctgatttttgatgaattttctaaacattatgtcttattctgaggtacttagaaatttattttctttgttttaaatctcagagtttaaaattcgagggatttgatcttgaattttaaaatcttatacatttcaggagttcaaatattcagagaatgtgaagagagtgttccaaacggatgtattgttagtgggtttacatgaaaaacattttaataggagaacgtgtaatcagcatttataactgcacatgttttactgcgctcatgattattactctcttttctccatgccactaactctcatctaccagttaaaatctgacaggtgtacagctgaacaaaaagcccaagcgtgtacagctaaacaaaatctgaagagtttatcacatcagattttattgattattattcacttatacacttcatctttacacacactctctcaacaaactcttacgcttttctctctgaaattcaaatcttctcttacacaccttctcaaacaccttccttcacaaactctgttctaatggccactacagcttttacctttgcaggtgtggaatttgttcccagcaaccatgctgccattcttgacaccactgatgttccaagggattatcatcccattcagcaattcttggcacagagtgccctggccactgcccttacagctcctgccagactctcaggaagccaaatcatcactttctggagaacagggcattatgacaatggtggtgaagctgggtcaccatccattgtatttgagtatgatggagcggagtatgctgtcactccagccaccgtccgagcagcactcaacctgccagagcatgctgcttacattaccaatggagatgcaaatctcagaactatgatgattgatttgggCTACTACGACTCTCTAGACaaattgggtcaattaaagcgtccaggactcaggaaggagtggagctttttctttgattgcattaccagggccttccagaagaaatctacaaactgggatgccataccaatggacatgctgcagattgggtattctctgatctattctactaatttcgattttggtagattagttattagaaatattggtgaaagaatgcatgaaaatcgtcagattatatatttttcacgattttgccaattgctgtttaatgccactgttggagaagtggcttttgatgctgcagatgagatcaaaccttttaaacttcataaaagggttttcaaagatctcatatccaaagatgagaagagaccagttctcaggcctctacaAATTCCAGCTCCACTAAGAGCTAGACTGAACATGCCTCAagcaccacaacaacagcctcaaccccaaccacaacatccagtctctcctacagccaccagaaaacccagatcatcaacaccaaaACCATCAAagtctacaaagtctgatgccccTTCCActaagaagaccagaacctctgttgctacacaagttctgaagtcaaactctgatgtgccagcaaactctgacagagttcttcctgtaaactctgatacagtctctaagactttaaacactgaagctgcttctccaccaaagcagaaaagaaggagactggttgcagcttatgattatgatgatcttgaaccttcACATGCACCAAACTCTGAACCTTCACAGGCCAGTCCTCAATCAAAGCCAGCTAGATTTAAGagaagggcaaacaagcctaagagggcaaaggtgcccattactgagatcacagattttactgttgaggaagagcaagcaccatccactacaattcctgatttatcccaagctctgatggtgcatcctcttcaggttgttccaatctctgctgctacagcatcctctacttcatctgaagtagatgaggaaataatatgcaaggaacaagctgaagctgagacaacagtgtctgattttcaaaatccaatatctgatcatggaccctccactccaattcctcactcTCCATTGAAGTTTCCTGAGGGTGTcattattcatgatacagcACCAGAAAACTACAAATCAGATGCTGTCATTGAAGACTCTGACAAAGTAGCTTTGGAAGCACTGCAGTCTCTTGCAAAGGCtagtgaagagcctagcaaatcatcATCAAAATCTGCAGCTCATGAAAAATCTGTTCCAGATCCTGTTAAAAATGTTGaagatcctgcatctgatgatgatgaggatgataacagttcagatgatgacaatgatgatgaagatgaagtccCTCTGTCTCATCagcaacaaaagtgggagtctaccagccaatataatgccaggctgcaaactctgaacacaaactctgagccacttcccagggatcttcaggttgatccaccaaatgaagtatgggataaactctggttgagccaccagcattctctggagcaaGCAAAGGCTGAAGATttcctatctatggcagagaataaaatcacaaactctgatgtcatgtcaagcctaaaagctacagttctttatctgaagacattccatcctgctcatgctcagacatctaaatctatagatggtctcagaacagaggtagccagtttcaaggaaactcaaaatatggacaagaaaaggcactTGCTACCTCtaaaggaagacatgaagaagctggtgtctgccaaTGAATCTCTGAAACAGAGGATGaccaccattgagtctactcaagataaaatgtctaaacagcttgaagccatccaatcttcactttctctgataacttcaatactgattcctgatgaggatgatgtcaaaaagggggggagagtagcacaagtcaaatgcaagtctacttctcaaactctgaagagaaagaaaaatgatgatgatgatgatgtggatgactttacaaagaacaaaagatttcaagctgcaactggtggaagagtttcaaactctgacagttcaaagtctaagcaaagctcaaagtctgctccagttccaacacataatgtcacatctggatcaaagaaaagaccagtggctggatcagataaacctatgactgatgaagaacttgctagactgatatttgaacaagagaatccagaagccaaattggatttggagttgattgctgcagaggaagctgaactgaagaaagaacatgttgaagctataaactctggaaaaattcaaaagcctgcaaaatcaaatGTCAGACCAAAAGagaaagggatattgatcaaggaaactacaattgctgatcagagtttaccagtcaaaagatatactctgaagatgagtatacatccaagggaaaaagcaaagtagatgaacaccttgagaaaggctgggttaagaagaagcctacaacctctgacaaagatcaagttgtaaagggaaagaaaacagaagctgcaatctctgacaaagctcatgttgcagaatcacaacaagaaaaattaacctctgacacagctcaagttaataaggaaacaaagaaagacacaacctctgacaaggctcaagctgtgttcaaaccaacaactactccattgccaggatttgcaaagccaagtctgatgactgagataaactttgaaaagggctcaattcaaccaatctctcatcgaaaagcaggaagagataaaggaggactaggatctaaatatgaaaaatttgatcagagtataggatcaatgtcaacagacccctcatctctctgtgctcccaagactggagcattgcaagaaagaatggacaaacttgattcagtccaactggtgaagaatgacagaggagataacattcttatatacttcatgtctgatggaacagtgtttagagtaattgaagctgatctctatgctaaacactgggaggaattgagatatgtctcacacatatttcaagtgaagaacaagtcatgtcaacacatctctaatctgctcaaagatcaaatcagaagaaagatgggtattacaggaaacaagaatgctggacctttcattcctaaatacttcaatcatcaaggacagctggttgagatgaagaagaattcagcaaaaatagtaacaatagctggaatcagaactcttgcattcaatgaagagtctgataaagcttacaatataaggctggatagagacatgagaagaaacaagatctatgatctcagagctgcaatatatcaaactggagtttcagatccagagctaagagagatcaagagacagatgattacaGCACTtacagaagctgaaagagaactcctcagagaatatctaaagacagctcatggtgtctatgaagctaaggagtaaaactATCTGTAaggtttaaaagttttctgttatatagctaaactctgttgcatttgacttatctgttttgacatcatcaat
Protein-coding regions in this window:
- the LOC135148043 gene encoding uncharacterized protein LOC135148043, encoding MPQAPQQQPQPQPQHPVSPTATRKPRSSTPKPSKSTKSDAPSTKKTRTSVATQKRRRLVAAYDYDDLEPSHAPNSEPSQASPQSKPARFKRRANKPKRAKFPEGVIIHDTAPENYKSDAVIEDSDKVALEALQSLAKASEEPSKSSSKSAAHEKSVPDPVKNVEDPASDDDEDDNSSDDDNDDEDEVPLSHQQQKVFKDLISKDEKRPVLRPLQIPAPLRARLNMPQAPQQQPQPQPQHPVSPTATRKPRSSTPKPSKSTKSDAPSTKKTRTSVATQKRRRLVAAYDYDDLEPSHAPNSEPSQASPQSKPARFKRRANKPKRAKFPEGVIIHDTAPENYKSDAVIEDSDKVALEALQSLAKASEEPSKSSSKSAAHEKSVPDPVKNVEDPASDDDEDDNSSDDDNDDEDEVPLSHQQQKWSQNRGSQFQGNSKYGQEKALATSKGRHEEAGVCQ